A single genomic interval of Spinacia oleracea cultivar Varoflay chromosome 6, BTI_SOV_V1, whole genome shotgun sequence harbors:
- the LOC110802451 gene encoding uncharacterized protein gives MAEKFLRTGYYWPTLKEDALSLVKRCDKFQQFAHLIRRPALLLTPITSPIPFAKWGMDLLGPYTTASSGLRYVIVAMDYFTKWSIVFDNRPQFQTPKLEEWLVDHVITPYFASVGCPQANGQVEAFNKIIYEGMKKKIYDAKGLWAEELPNVLWSIQTTTKNSTGDTTFLLAYNAEVVLPIEMCESTLRVMLFDKNAKLMKAALDFLPETRGNAALRQQLYKLRISREYNKKVSRNILKVGDYVLRKMEVVGRANEQGKLTPTWEGPYEIYDEVRDGT, from the exons ATGGCAGAAAAATTCCTTAGGACTGGGTACTACTGGCCCACCTTAAAAGAAGACGCGCTTAGTCTAGTAAAAAGATGCGACAAGTTTCAGCAGTTTGCTCACCTAATCCGAAGACCAGCTCTGCTTTTGACCCCTATCACTAGTCCAATACCATTCGCCAAGTGGGGAATGGATCTGCTAGGACCTTACACAACAGCATCTAGTGGTTTACGATATGTCATAGTAGCCATGGACTACTTTaccaaatgg TCGATCGTCTTTGATAACCGGCCGCAATTTCAGACGCCCAAGTTAGAGGAATGGTTGGTTGACCACGTCATCACGCCCTATTTTGCATCCGTTGGTTGTCCACAAGCCAATGGACAAGTAGAagcatttaataaaataatttatgaagggatgaagaagaagatatATGATGCCAAAGGTTTGTGGGCAGAAGAGTTGCCAAATGTTCTCTGGTCAATCCAAACGacaacaaaaaattcaacagGGGACACAACATTTTTACTAGCTTACAATGCAGAAGTCGTgttacccatagaaatgtgcgAATCCACTCTACGCGTAATGTTGTTTGACAAAAATGCTAAATTGATGAAGGCCGCTCTAGATTTCCTACCAGAAACTCGGGGAAACGCTGCTTTAAGACAACAATTGTACAAACTGCGCATATCTAGGGAATATAACAAAAAGGTCTCTAGGAATATTCTGAAAGTTGGAGATTATGTACTAAGGAAAATGGAGGTCGTTGGACGTGCCAATGAACAAGGAAAGCTCACTCCAACTTGGgaaggcccatatgagatttaTGATGAAGTCCGTGATGGCACCTAA